One Syntrophaceae bacterium DNA window includes the following coding sequences:
- a CDS encoding 4Fe-4S dicluster domain-containing protein — protein sequence MATDKPVYAPVKDEDNVLFKILEPGMEPLTSFANTKNAPKKVFFPHSELLMKYTRSPKGMVFAALPADAKEFVLFGVRPCDARSFALLDMLFDQEKWKDPYYIDKRRKGTVISLACVHPPYAACFCTSVDGSPTSTQGSDIQLTDLGENWLVEFLTPKGEALASYFGEATSADAAAEAKKQAIAEQSAAEIRRKIPGRAVKPILDVIFEHPFWDTIAGKCLACGTCTYMCPTCHCFDISDEVKGDDGVRIRNWDSCMFPLFTLETSGHNPRTSQKQRWRQRLMHKFKYYVDNFDAIACVGCGRCVMACPVNIDIRKIVDDISKLQD from the coding sequence ATGGCCACCGACAAACCCGTCTACGCGCCGGTGAAGGACGAGGACAACGTCCTGTTCAAGATCCTCGAGCCGGGGATGGAGCCGCTCACCTCCTTCGCCAACACGAAAAACGCGCCGAAGAAGGTCTTCTTCCCCCACTCGGAGCTTCTCATGAAGTACACGCGGAGCCCCAAGGGGATGGTCTTTGCCGCCCTTCCCGCCGACGCCAAGGAGTTCGTGCTCTTCGGCGTGCGGCCCTGCGATGCCCGCAGCTTCGCCCTTCTGGACATGCTCTTCGACCAGGAGAAGTGGAAAGACCCCTACTACATCGACAAGCGCAGAAAGGGCACGGTCATCTCGCTCGCCTGCGTGCACCCCCCCTACGCGGCGTGCTTCTGCACCTCCGTGGACGGCAGCCCCACCTCGACGCAGGGATCCGACATCCAGCTCACGGACCTCGGCGAGAACTGGCTCGTGGAGTTCCTGACGCCCAAGGGGGAGGCCCTGGCGTCCTACTTCGGCGAGGCGACATCCGCCGATGCCGCCGCCGAGGCGAAGAAGCAGGCCATCGCCGAGCAGTCCGCCGCCGAGATCAGGAGGAAGATCCCCGGGCGGGCCGTCAAGCCGATCCTCGATGTGATCTTCGAGCACCCCTTCTGGGACACGATCGCCGGCAAGTGCCTGGCCTGCGGGACCTGCACGTACATGTGCCCGACGTGCCACTGCTTCGACATCAGCGACGAGGTGAAGGGCGACGACGGGGTGCGGATCCGCAACTGGGACTCCTGCATGTTCCCCCTGTTCACGCTGGAGACCTCGGGGCACAACCCCCGGACGAGCCAGAAGCAGCGCTGGCGCCAGCGCCTGATGCACAAGTTCAAGTACTACGTGGACAACTTCGACGCCATCGCCTGCGTGGGCTGCGGGCGCTGTGTCATGGCCTGTCCCGTGAACATCGACATCCGCAAGATCGTCGACGACATCTCGAAACTCCAGGATTAG
- a CDS encoding FAD-dependent oxidoreductase translates to MVVGSGIAGIQAALDLANSGMKVYMVENGISIGGVMAQLDKTFPTNDCSACILSPKLVEVGRHPNVEILTRRTVESVEGEAGRFTVKLTKAPRYVDLSKCTGCGDCAAVCPITVKADFNENLSDRKATYRHFPQAIPSGYAIDKLGTAPCKAACPTHISVQGYVALIAAGKYKEALKLIKQENPFPSVCGRVCNHPCEEACMRGKVDQPIDIMHLKRFVADLDLNDATKYVPEIKEKKGKKVAVVGAGPAGLTCAYYLTIEGYDVTVYEKAPIPGGWMTLGIPEYRLPRNVLNAEIKTMTDMGVKILCNQEVGKDITLDQLRKDYDALFIGVGAQLSSKLDIPGEDMEGVIHGVDYLKRVNLGEKVYLGEKVAVIGGGNVAMDAVRTAIRTGSKDVFVLYRRSRAEMPASPEEIEEAEEEGIRFEFLVAPTRVIGKDGKVTGIECLRMELGEPDASGRRRPVPIKGSEFIVECNAIVPAIGQACDLGFVPKDSGISINKWVNFDVDPVTFQTTVPGIFAGGDAVTGPATVIKAVNAGKEAAKSIDRYLRGEDMKAGRERDWKKGLADKADLKDVPKVPRVKYPHAAPAERRKDWREVGLGFSEAQAVAEANRCLKCGICCECYQCVEACIAKAINHDDTYAEETIEVGAVIAAPGFEIFDPKLRGEYGFGVYENVVTSIQFERILSASGPYFGHVQRLSDGKEPRKIAFIQCVGSRDTSCGNSWCSSVCCMYATKEAIIGKEHLRTLEPTIFFMDIRAHGKDFDRFVNRAKSEYGIRYIRSMPSTIKELQGSKNLLITYVTEDGRLVEEEFEMVVLSVGLTPPKEAAKLAKALGIELEEHGFAKTRLENPVETSRAGVFVCGAFAGPKDIPETVMEASGAAACATGLLAPARDTLVTESTLPAEKDLRGIGPRIGVFVCHCGINIGGVVNVPEVVEYVKTLPNVVYATDNLFTCSQDTAVKMGEVIREYNLTRVVVGSCSPRTHEGLFQENCEKAGLNRYLFEMANIRDQDSWVHMNEPEAATEKAKDLMRMAVAKAQFLKPLKPGQLAVNHKALVIGGGLAGITAALSLADQGFESCILEKEKELGGNYRKLYYTLEGLDTQKHLAGLLEKVKANPKIKVVTGAEIKKIDGFIGNYRTTFAAGGQELQYDHGVVIVATGGYELETKEYGYGTSEAIVTQRSLEKMIHDKDYKVGAARSVVMIQCVGSRCFERPYCSRYCCSEAIKNALKLKELDPEKDVTILYRDIRTYGLKEDFYKKARELNVKFIRFDEERKPEVRVDGGKVTVSVFDPVMNEPVDLRADILALSVGTVPNPENAAIGQMLKVPTNQDGFFLEAHVKLRPVDFATDGVFMCGMAHAPKMSEETIAQANAAVSRACTILTKDYIESEGKTAYVIKERCMACGLCESNCPYGAVAVDMAEGCAVVNTVLCKGCGVCTASCRMNAIDLNGFNNEEVLAQISSAV, encoded by the coding sequence ATGGTGGTGGGCTCCGGGATCGCCGGGATCCAGGCCGCCCTGGACCTCGCCAATTCCGGGATGAAGGTCTACATGGTCGAGAACGGGATCAGCATCGGCGGGGTCATGGCCCAGCTCGACAAGACGTTCCCCACCAACGACTGCTCGGCATGCATCCTCTCCCCCAAGCTCGTCGAGGTCGGCAGGCACCCCAACGTGGAAATCCTGACCCGCCGGACGGTGGAATCCGTCGAAGGCGAAGCCGGCCGCTTCACGGTCAAGCTCACGAAGGCGCCCCGGTACGTCGACCTCTCCAAGTGCACGGGCTGCGGGGACTGCGCGGCCGTCTGCCCCATCACGGTCAAGGCCGATTTCAACGAAAACTTAAGCGACCGCAAGGCCACCTACCGGCACTTCCCCCAGGCCATCCCCAGCGGCTACGCCATCGACAAGCTCGGCACGGCGCCCTGCAAGGCGGCCTGCCCCACCCACATCAGCGTGCAGGGCTACGTGGCCCTCATCGCCGCGGGCAAGTACAAGGAAGCCCTCAAGCTCATCAAGCAGGAAAACCCCTTCCCGAGCGTCTGCGGCCGCGTCTGCAACCATCCCTGTGAAGAGGCCTGCATGCGCGGAAAGGTCGATCAGCCCATCGACATCATGCACCTCAAGCGCTTCGTGGCCGACCTCGACCTCAACGACGCCACCAAGTACGTCCCCGAGATCAAGGAGAAGAAGGGCAAGAAGGTCGCCGTCGTCGGCGCCGGCCCCGCGGGCCTCACGTGCGCCTACTACCTGACGATCGAGGGCTATGACGTCACCGTCTACGAGAAGGCCCCGATCCCCGGCGGCTGGATGACCCTCGGCATCCCCGAGTACCGGCTGCCCCGCAACGTTCTCAACGCAGAGATCAAGACCATGACCGACATGGGCGTGAAGATCCTCTGCAACCAGGAGGTGGGCAAGGACATCACCCTGGATCAGCTCCGCAAGGACTATGACGCGCTGTTCATCGGCGTGGGCGCGCAGCTCTCGAGCAAGCTCGACATCCCCGGAGAGGACATGGAGGGCGTCATCCACGGCGTCGACTACCTGAAGCGCGTCAACCTGGGCGAGAAGGTCTACCTGGGCGAAAAGGTCGCCGTCATCGGCGGCGGCAACGTGGCCATGGACGCCGTCCGGACGGCCATCCGCACGGGTTCCAAGGACGTCTTCGTCCTCTACCGCCGCTCCCGGGCCGAGATGCCCGCATCCCCCGAGGAAATCGAGGAGGCCGAGGAGGAAGGGATCCGCTTCGAGTTCCTCGTGGCCCCCACCCGGGTCATCGGCAAGGACGGCAAGGTGACGGGCATCGAGTGCCTCCGCATGGAGCTGGGCGAGCCCGACGCCAGCGGCCGCCGGCGCCCCGTCCCGATCAAGGGCTCCGAGTTCATCGTCGAGTGCAACGCGATCGTGCCGGCCATCGGGCAGGCCTGCGACCTGGGCTTCGTGCCCAAGGACAGCGGCATCTCCATCAACAAGTGGGTCAACTTCGACGTGGACCCCGTCACGTTCCAGACGACCGTCCCCGGCATCTTCGCCGGCGGCGACGCCGTGACGGGCCCCGCCACGGTCATCAAGGCCGTCAACGCCGGCAAGGAGGCCGCCAAGTCCATCGACCGGTACCTGCGGGGCGAGGACATGAAGGCCGGCCGCGAGAGGGATTGGAAGAAGGGCCTGGCCGACAAGGCGGACCTCAAGGACGTCCCCAAAGTCCCCCGCGTGAAGTACCCCCACGCCGCCCCGGCCGAGCGCCGAAAGGACTGGCGTGAGGTGGGTCTCGGGTTCAGCGAGGCCCAGGCCGTCGCCGAGGCGAACCGCTGCCTCAAGTGCGGCATCTGCTGCGAGTGCTACCAGTGCGTCGAGGCCTGCATCGCCAAGGCCATCAACCACGACGACACCTACGCCGAGGAGACCATCGAGGTCGGCGCCGTCATCGCCGCCCCCGGGTTCGAGATCTTCGACCCGAAGCTCCGCGGCGAGTACGGCTTCGGCGTCTACGAGAACGTCGTGACAAGCATCCAATTCGAGCGCATCCTCTCGGCCTCGGGGCCCTACTTCGGGCACGTCCAGAGGCTTTCCGACGGGAAGGAGCCGCGCAAGATCGCCTTCATCCAGTGCGTGGGGTCCCGCGACACCTCCTGCGGAAACTCCTGGTGCTCCTCGGTGTGCTGCATGTACGCCACCAAGGAGGCCATCATCGGGAAGGAGCATCTGCGGACGCTCGAGCCGACCATCTTCTTCATGGACATCCGCGCCCACGGCAAGGACTTCGACCGATTCGTCAACCGGGCCAAGTCCGAGTACGGGATCCGCTACATCCGCTCCATGCCCTCGACGATCAAGGAGCTCCAGGGCTCGAAGAACCTGCTCATAACCTACGTCACCGAGGACGGCAGGCTCGTCGAGGAGGAGTTCGAGATGGTCGTCCTCTCCGTGGGCCTCACGCCCCCGAAGGAGGCGGCCAAGCTGGCCAAGGCCCTCGGCATCGAGCTCGAGGAGCACGGCTTCGCGAAGACCCGGCTCGAGAACCCCGTGGAGACCAGCCGCGCGGGCGTCTTTGTCTGCGGCGCCTTCGCCGGCCCCAAGGACATCCCCGAGACGGTCATGGAGGCCAGCGGCGCGGCCGCCTGCGCCACGGGACTGCTGGCGCCGGCCCGCGACACGCTGGTGACGGAGAGCACGCTGCCTGCCGAGAAGGACCTGCGCGGCATCGGCCCGCGGATCGGCGTCTTCGTGTGCCACTGCGGCATCAACATCGGCGGTGTGGTGAACGTGCCCGAGGTCGTCGAGTACGTCAAGACGCTCCCCAACGTCGTCTACGCCACGGACAACCTCTTCACCTGCTCCCAGGACACGGCCGTCAAGATGGGCGAGGTCATCCGGGAGTACAACCTGACGCGCGTCGTCGTGGGCTCCTGCTCGCCGCGCACCCACGAGGGGCTCTTCCAGGAGAACTGCGAGAAGGCGGGCCTCAACCGCTACCTCTTCGAGATGGCCAACATCCGCGACCAGGATTCCTGGGTCCACATGAACGAGCCCGAGGCGGCCACCGAGAAGGCCAAGGACCTCATGCGCATGGCCGTCGCCAAGGCGCAGTTCCTCAAGCCCCTCAAGCCCGGCCAGCTCGCCGTGAACCACAAGGCGCTCGTCATCGGCGGCGGCCTGGCCGGCATCACGGCGGCCCTGTCGCTGGCGGACCAGGGCTTTGAGTCCTGCATCCTCGAGAAGGAGAAGGAGCTGGGCGGCAACTACCGCAAGCTCTACTACACCCTCGAAGGGCTCGACACGCAGAAGCACCTCGCGGGCCTGCTCGAGAAGGTCAAGGCCAACCCGAAGATCAAGGTCGTCACGGGGGCCGAGATCAAGAAGATCGACGGGTTCATCGGCAACTACAGGACCACCTTCGCCGCCGGCGGCCAGGAGCTGCAGTACGACCACGGCGTCGTGATCGTCGCCACGGGCGGCTACGAGCTCGAGACGAAGGAGTACGGCTACGGCACAAGCGAGGCCATCGTGACCCAGCGCAGCCTCGAGAAGATGATCCACGACAAGGACTACAAGGTGGGCGCCGCCCGCAGCGTCGTCATGATCCAGTGCGTGGGCTCGCGCTGCTTCGAGCGGCCCTACTGCAGCCGCTACTGCTGCAGCGAGGCGATCAAGAACGCCCTGAAGCTCAAGGAGCTCGACCCCGAGAAGGACGTCACGATCCTCTACCGCGACATCCGGACCTACGGACTCAAGGAGGACTTCTACAAGAAGGCCCGCGAGCTCAACGTGAAGTTCATCCGCTTCGACGAGGAGCGCAAGCCCGAGGTGCGGGTGGACGGCGGCAAGGTGACCGTGAGCGTCTTCGACCCCGTGATGAACGAGCCCGTGGACCTGCGGGCCGACATCCTGGCGCTGTCCGTGGGCACCGTGCCCAACCCGGAGAACGCCGCCATCGGCCAGATGCTCAAGGTGCCCACGAACCAGGACGGGTTCTTCCTCGAGGCCCACGTGAAGCTGCGCCCCGTGGACTTCGCCACCGACGGCGTGTTCATGTGCGGCATGGCCCACGCACCCAAGATGAGCGAGGAGACGATCGCCCAGGCCAACGCGGCCGTCTCGAGGGCCTGCACGATCCTCACGAAGGACTACATCGAGTCCGAGGGCAAGACGGCCTACGTGATCAAGGAGCGCTGCATGGCCTGCGGCCTCTGCGAGTCCAACTGCCCCTACGGGGCCGTGGCGGTGGACATGGCCGAGGGCTGTGCCGTGGTCAACACGGTCCTCTGCAAGGGCTGCGGCGTCTGCACGGCCTCGTGCCGCATGAACGCCATCGACCTCAACGGCTTCAACAACGAAGAGGTCCTGGCCCAGATATCGTCCGCCGTTTGA
- a CDS encoding 4Fe-4S ferredoxin, protein MEKVEKKLREEAKRLLADKKVDVIVGYEAGTLPLTATPVFITTPEEADKLVWNAFCQHNLAKYVHDLISAHKDSQKRLKPDDRKRKVVGVVTKGCTSRSLVIHLQERQYERLDISILGVPCTGYVDRKALAAKLGGEDILEGSLDGANLKIKTAGGEKTIPVKDVLAENCVTCRFNNPVISDLMLGEPAPAMNPAAEYADVDAFEKLTPEERWAYFTKEMAKCIRCAACRQACPSCYCRVCFAEQSMPQWVGISEDPSDTQVFQFMRMYHMVGRCVDCGSCISVCPMGVDLRKFLKKLDKDCFVLFNQRAGEKIDFPAPLQDQRMDDKEEFIYNPGGGGH, encoded by the coding sequence GTGGAAAAAGTAGAGAAGAAGCTGCGGGAAGAGGCGAAGAGGCTCCTGGCCGACAAGAAGGTGGACGTCATCGTGGGATACGAGGCGGGGACCCTGCCGCTCACGGCGACCCCTGTGTTCATCACGACCCCCGAGGAAGCGGACAAGCTCGTCTGGAACGCCTTCTGCCAGCACAACCTCGCCAAGTACGTGCACGACCTGATCAGCGCCCACAAGGACTCCCAGAAGCGCCTCAAGCCCGACGACCGCAAGCGGAAGGTCGTCGGCGTCGTGACGAAGGGCTGCACCTCGCGCTCGCTCGTCATCCACCTGCAGGAGCGGCAGTACGAGCGCCTCGACATCTCGATCCTCGGCGTCCCCTGCACGGGCTACGTGGACCGCAAGGCGCTGGCCGCGAAGCTGGGCGGCGAGGACATCCTGGAGGGGTCCCTCGACGGCGCCAATCTGAAGATCAAGACCGCCGGCGGCGAGAAAACCATCCCCGTGAAGGACGTCCTGGCCGAGAACTGCGTCACCTGCCGGTTCAACAACCCCGTCATCTCGGACCTCATGCTCGGCGAGCCCGCCCCGGCCATGAACCCGGCGGCGGAATACGCGGACGTCGACGCGTTCGAGAAGCTCACCCCGGAGGAGCGCTGGGCCTACTTCACCAAGGAGATGGCCAAGTGCATCCGCTGCGCCGCCTGCCGCCAGGCCTGCCCGTCGTGTTACTGCCGGGTCTGCTTCGCCGAGCAGAGCATGCCCCAGTGGGTGGGCATCAGCGAGGACCCCTCGGACACGCAGGTCTTCCAGTTCATGCGCATGTACCACATGGTGGGCCGATGCGTGGACTGCGGCTCCTGCATCAGCGTCTGCCCCATGGGCGTGGACCTGCGGAAGTTCCTCAAGAAGCTCGACAAGGACTGCTTCGTGCTGTTTAACCAGAGGGCGGGCGAGAAGATCGACTTCCCGGCGCCGCTGCAGGATCAGAGAATGGACGACAAGGAGGAGTTCATCTACAACCCGGGGGGCGGCGGGCACTGA
- a CDS encoding hydrogenase iron-sulfur subunit: MSHHDKPAGKKSEGWEPKIVAIVCNWCTYAGADLAGISRIQYPPNVRIIRVPCTGRINPFYIVKALQAGADGVLVSGCHPGECHYLTGNLSARRKFATLKSFLNYIGLEDGRTTFTWVSASEGERFAQVIKGVTERVRALGPATKLVKKLRDADVAVAK; this comes from the coding sequence ATGTCACATCACGACAAGCCGGCAGGCAAGAAATCCGAGGGGTGGGAGCCGAAAATCGTCGCCATCGTCTGCAACTGGTGCACCTACGCGGGGGCCGACCTGGCGGGGATCAGCCGCATCCAGTACCCCCCGAACGTGAGAATCATCCGGGTGCCCTGCACGGGCCGGATCAACCCCTTTTACATCGTCAAGGCGCTGCAGGCCGGCGCCGACGGCGTCCTCGTCTCGGGCTGCCACCCCGGCGAGTGCCACTACCTCACGGGGAACCTCTCGGCGCGCCGGAAGTTCGCCACCCTGAAGAGCTTCCTGAACTACATCGGCCTTGAGGACGGGCGGACGACCTTCACCTGGGTGTCGGCCTCGGAGGGTGAGCGGTTCGCCCAGGTCATCAAGGGCGTGACCGAGCGGGTCAGGGCCCTGGGCCCCGCCACGAAGCTCGTCAAGAAACTGCGCGACGCAGACGTCGCCGTTGCGAAATAA
- a CDS encoding heterodisulfide reductase, giving the protein MKTFLDEVNERIDGVPIQRCYHCRKCTAGCPMAFVMEHNPNKVIKMIQMGKKDEVLGSSTIWLCASCETCITRCPNEVDIARMMDVLRQMALESGKAVKEKSVLAFHQAFLSSIRSGGRLNEPLMMVNYKLKSGDLFSDMALGLNMFTKGKLSIFAPKTKDVASVRKIFERTKTA; this is encoded by the coding sequence ATGAAAACGTTTCTGGACGAGGTCAACGAGAGGATCGACGGGGTTCCCATCCAGCGCTGCTACCACTGCCGCAAGTGCACGGCGGGCTGCCCCATGGCGTTCGTGATGGAGCACAACCCGAACAAGGTCATCAAGATGATCCAGATGGGCAAGAAGGACGAGGTCCTGGGAAGCTCCACCATCTGGCTCTGCGCCTCCTGCGAGACCTGCATCACGCGCTGCCCCAACGAGGTGGACATCGCGCGGATGATGGACGTGCTGAGGCAAATGGCCCTCGAGAGCGGCAAGGCCGTGAAGGAGAAGAGCGTGCTCGCCTTCCACCAGGCCTTCCTGTCGAGCATCCGGTCGGGCGGACGGCTGAACGAGCCCCTGATGATGGTGAACTACAAGCTCAAGTCCGGGGATCTCTTCTCCGACATGGCCCTGGGCCTGAACATGTTCACGAAGGGGAAGCTCTCGATCTTCGCCCCGAAGACGAAGGATGTGGCTTCCGTCCGGAAGATATTCGAAAGGACGAAGACGGCGTAA
- a CDS encoding sigma-54-dependent Fis family transcriptional regulator, with product MAKILVIDDDRSICESLELYLSEEGYECHTALTGTDGLNKFVQVQPDLVILDIRLPDIDGFTVLEEIREDDEDAKVIMITAFHDMETTIRAMKAGAYDYIHKPINIDELEVSLQKALKTLETEKKIGGLLTESARDYKVGDIIGSTRAMRDIFKTIGVVSQSRATVLIQGESGTGKELIARVIHNNTAKNEPYIAVNCSAIVETLLESELFGHEKGSFTGAVGRKLGKFELAGSGTVFLDEISEMSINLQAKLLRVLQEMEFERVGGKDRVKVRARIIAATNRDLKALVKEGKFRDDLYYRLNIVTITLPPLRERREDIPLLVDFLIRKINKDLHKNIAGVSPEMMDVFMKYRWPGNIRELENLLVRASVIARGQVLGKVDFPDLLGGAQADAAGGEGKDEKPGMDASGRLLTLDEVEERHIRFVISKIGRNKGEICEALGISRPTLERKLEKYGITFE from the coding sequence ATGGCCAAGATCCTCGTCATCGATGATGACCGCTCCATCTGCGAGTCGCTCGAACTCTATCTCTCGGAAGAGGGCTACGAGTGCCACACGGCCCTGACCGGCACCGACGGGCTCAACAAGTTCGTCCAGGTCCAGCCCGATCTCGTCATCCTGGACATCCGCCTGCCCGACATCGACGGCTTCACGGTCCTCGAGGAGATCCGGGAGGACGACGAGGACGCGAAGGTCATCATGATCACGGCCTTCCACGACATGGAGACGACGATCCGCGCCATGAAGGCCGGGGCCTACGACTACATCCACAAGCCGATCAACATCGACGAACTGGAGGTGTCGCTGCAGAAGGCCCTGAAGACCCTGGAGACGGAGAAGAAGATCGGCGGCCTGCTCACGGAATCCGCACGCGACTACAAGGTGGGCGACATCATCGGCTCCACGCGGGCGATGCGGGACATCTTCAAGACGATCGGCGTCGTGTCCCAGAGCCGAGCCACCGTCCTGATCCAGGGCGAGAGCGGGACGGGGAAGGAGCTCATCGCCAGGGTCATCCACAACAACACGGCCAAGAACGAGCCCTACATCGCCGTGAACTGCTCGGCCATCGTGGAGACGCTCCTCGAGTCGGAGCTGTTCGGCCACGAGAAGGGCTCCTTCACGGGTGCCGTCGGCCGCAAGCTGGGAAAGTTCGAGCTGGCCGGCTCGGGGACGGTGTTCCTCGACGAGATCAGCGAGATGTCGATCAACCTCCAGGCGAAGCTCCTCCGGGTCCTGCAGGAGATGGAGTTCGAGCGGGTCGGGGGCAAGGACCGCGTCAAGGTCCGGGCGCGCATCATCGCGGCCACGAACCGCGACCTCAAGGCCCTGGTCAAGGAGGGGAAGTTCCGCGACGACCTTTACTACCGTCTCAACATCGTGACGATCACCCTGCCGCCCCTGCGGGAGAGGCGGGAGGACATCCCGCTGCTGGTCGACTTCCTCATCAGGAAGATCAACAAGGACCTCCACAAGAACATCGCCGGCGTCTCCCCGGAAATGATGGACGTCTTCATGAAGTACCGATGGCCGGGGAACATCCGGGAGCTGGAGAACCTGCTGGTGCGCGCCTCCGTCATCGCCCGGGGCCAGGTCCTGGGGAAAGTGGACTTTCCCGACCTCCTCGGCGGGGCGCAGGCCGATGCGGCGGGCGGGGAGGGGAAGGACGAAAAGCCCGGGATGGACGCCTCGGGAAGACTCCTGACGCTCGACGAGGTGGAGGAGCGCCACATCCGTTTCGTCATCTCGAAAATCGGCCGCAACAAGGGCGAGATCTGCGAGGCCCTCGGCATCTCCCGGCCCACCCTGGAGCGCAAGCTCGAGAAGTACGGGATCACGTTCGAATGA
- a CDS encoding CoB--CoM heterodisulfide reductase iron-sulfur subunit B family protein codes for MKVSLYPGCSAHGTAKEYSQSIEAVSRALGIETHEIDDWSCCGATSAHSTNYKLSVALPARNLMIAQKKGLDVMIPCAACFNRFKMAQHHLEKDKALKAEIEAIIGGTYTDGIAVRNPIDIIANDIGLDALERKVVKRLEGLKPVPYYGCLLLRPPEVCRFDDYENPVLLDKILAACGADVRKWSFKTDCCGGSLSISRTDIVGKMVNKLTSMAKEAGANCIVTACPLCMANLDMRAEAGLKMPVFYFTELLALAMGLPGPEKWFKLHITDPMPLVQSLKLM; via the coding sequence GTGAAGGTTTCCTTATATCCCGGTTGTTCCGCGCACGGAACGGCAAAAGAGTACAGTCAGTCCATCGAGGCCGTGAGCCGTGCCCTGGGCATCGAGACCCACGAGATCGACGACTGGTCCTGCTGCGGGGCGACGTCGGCGCACAGCACGAACTACAAGCTCTCCGTGGCGCTGCCGGCCCGCAACCTGATGATCGCGCAGAAGAAGGGGCTCGACGTCATGATCCCCTGCGCGGCCTGCTTCAACCGCTTCAAGATGGCCCAGCACCACCTCGAGAAGGACAAGGCCCTCAAGGCGGAGATCGAAGCGATCATCGGGGGCACCTACACCGACGGGATTGCCGTCCGGAACCCCATCGACATCATCGCCAATGACATCGGCCTCGACGCCCTGGAGAGGAAGGTCGTCAAGAGGCTCGAGGGGCTCAAGCCCGTACCCTATTACGGCTGCCTGCTCCTGCGGCCGCCCGAGGTCTGCCGGTTCGACGACTACGAGAACCCCGTGCTGCTCGACAAAATTCTGGCGGCCTGCGGGGCCGACGTGAGGAAATGGTCCTTCAAGACCGACTGCTGCGGCGGCAGCCTCTCCATCAGCCGGACCGACATCGTGGGCAAGATGGTCAACAAGCTCACCTCGATGGCGAAGGAGGCCGGGGCCAACTGCATCGTGACGGCCTGCCCCCTGTGCATGGCAAACCTCGACATGCGGGCCGAGGCGGGGCTGAAGATGCCGGTCTTCTACTTCACGGAGCTGCTGGCGCTCGCGATGGGCCTGCCCGGGCCGGAGAAGTGGTTCAAGCTCCATATCACCGACCCCATGCCGCTCGTGCAGTCGCTGAAGCTGATGTAG
- a CDS encoding YihA family ribosome biogenesis GTP-binding protein, whose translation MKITSAEFVKSAVKPDQYPAGGLPEIAFAGRSNVGKSSLINALLGRKKLAQTSATPGKTRLINFFSVNGLLSFVDLPGYGFARVSRSEQETWGPMIETYLRERADLRLVVCILDVRHDPTGQDRDLIEWLRHFGRRHLIVLTKSDKLSRGEALRRRSRIASQLGLDQTETPILFSARTGEGKGELWKAIRQGITPKT comes from the coding sequence ATGAAAATCACCTCCGCCGAATTCGTCAAGAGCGCCGTCAAGCCCGACCAGTACCCCGCGGGGGGCCTGCCGGAGATTGCCTTCGCCGGCCGGTCCAACGTGGGCAAATCCTCCCTGATCAACGCCCTGCTGGGCCGGAAGAAGCTCGCCCAGACCAGCGCGACTCCCGGCAAGACCCGGCTCATCAACTTTTTCAGCGTCAACGGGCTGCTCTCCTTCGTGGATCTGCCGGGCTACGGCTTTGCCAGGGTCTCCCGCTCCGAGCAGGAAACGTGGGGCCCCATGATCGAGACCTACCTGCGTGAACGCGCGGACCTCCGCCTGGTGGTCTGCATCCTCGACGTCCGCCACGACCCGACCGGGCAGGACCGGGACCTCATCGAGTGGCTCCGCCATTTCGGGCGACGGCATCTCATCGTCTTGACCAAGTCCGACAAGCTCTCGCGCGGGGAGGCCCTCAGGCGGCGCAGCCGGATCGCCTCTCAGCTGGGCCTGGATCAGACGGAGACCCCCATTCTCTTTTCCGCACGGACGGGAGAGGGCAAGGGGGAGCTCTGGAAGGCGATCCGGCAAGGCATCACCCCGAAGACGTGA